The Nerophis ophidion isolate RoL-2023_Sa linkage group LG24, RoL_Noph_v1.0, whole genome shotgun sequence genome includes a region encoding these proteins:
- the sf3b6 gene encoding splicing factor 3B subunit 6 — protein MAMQAAKRANIRLPPEVNRILYIRNLPYKITAEEMYDIFGKYGPIRQIRTGNTPESRGTAYVVYEDIFDAKNACDHLSGFNVCNRYLVVLYYNANRAFQKMDTKKKEEQLRLLKEKYGINTDPPK, from the exons ATCCGACTGCCGCCGGAGGTGAACAGGATTCTTTACATCAGGAACCTTCCCTATAAGATCACAGCGGAGGAAATGTACGACATCTTCGGGAAATATGGACCAATACGTCAGATCAGAAC AGGAAACACGCCTGAGTCAAGAGGAACAGCTTATGTGGTTTATGAAGATATTTTTGATGCCAAAAATGCCTGCGATCATCTTTCAGGCTTCAATGTCTGCAACCGTTACCTGGTGGTCCTCTACTATAACGCAAACAGG GCGTTCCAGAAAATGGAcacaaagaagaaagaagaacAGCTGAGGCTGCTCAAAGAAAAATACGGGATCAACACAGATCCTCCAAAGTAA